A stretch of DNA from Limisphaera ngatamarikiensis:
AGGCCTTCCCGGACCGCTGCACCCTCAACCGGGGGTTCGGCGGCTCTCAAATGCATGACCTGCTGGCCCTGGCCGACCGCCTGGTGTGGCCCTATGCACCGCGCGAAATCGTCGTCTACGAAGGCGATAACGACATCGCCGCCGGCAAATCGCCGGACCAGTTCTATGCCGAGTTCCGGGCCTTCCTCCGTGAGGTCCACCGCCGCCTTCCCCACGCCCGCGTCTATTTCGTCTCCATCAAGCCCAGCCCCGCCCGCGAGTCCTTCTGGCCCATGGCCCAGCAGGCCAACCAGAAGGTCCGTGCCCTGGCCGATTCCGATCCGCGCCTCTGTTACATTGACGTCGCCACCCCCATGCTCGATGCCCACGGCCGACCCCGCCCCGAACTTTTCGGGCCGGACCGGCTCCATCTCAACCCCACCGGTTACGCCCTGTGGGCCGAAATCATCCGTCAGGCGTTGAACCACCCCTGACAGCCGCCGCCCCCGCCGCTGTCCGCCACCAAATTCTCCCCGGACCCCCTGAGCCCATGAGTCCACCCGCTGAAACGGCGGCCCGGATCGGTAAAGTCCACGGCCGAACCGGATCTTTGATTCCGCCAGCCGCAGTACCGCAACCGATGCCACCCGATCGTCCACATGCGCCACCCGGCAATGCTTCAG
This window harbors:
- a CDS encoding SGNH/GDSL hydrolase family protein, with product MTMQTATRRTPTAAILAASLLSWTACHTPTVTPAQRHAAETRWAEDLQRFAAEDAAHPPRPGCTLFVGSSSFRLWHNLSEAFPDRCTLNRGFGGSQMHDLLALADRLVWPYAPREIVVYEGDNDIAAGKSPDQFYAEFRAFLREVHRRLPHARVYFVSIKPSPARESFWPMAQQANQKVRALADSDPRLCYIDVATPMLDAHGRPRPELFGPDRLHLNPTGYALWAEIIRQALNHP